One window of the Streptomyces sp. NBC_00259 genome contains the following:
- a CDS encoding LysR family transcriptional regulator, with product MLDVRRLRILHYLSTYGTVAAAAQALHLTAPAISQQLAALEREVGLPVVEKQGRTLRLTHVGELLVSHADIVLSDLAAAESDLEAIRGGGHGIVRVAAFASAARTLIAPLWKRILGTGEEADVSLMLELVEQEPDAALEALRRRDVDLAVVHGYTVLPRDFPTGCEQAKLLEEPVLLALHPDHAARMGIGPGEPVDLARLSDSSWLTPGPETSCYEMIQRACGAAGFVPAIRSRSSDFSVLAALVAAGAGAALLPRMTLPDATPGPISLHPLLHPVTRTVYTVSRSGTSRRPDIRHLGELLQQAAAETTATLQEDHG from the coding sequence ATGCTAGATGTGAGACGACTCCGGATCCTGCACTACCTGTCCACCTACGGCACGGTCGCGGCCGCGGCGCAGGCGCTGCATCTGACCGCTCCGGCCATTTCCCAGCAACTCGCGGCGCTGGAACGGGAAGTGGGGCTGCCTGTCGTGGAGAAGCAGGGGCGTACCCTGCGCCTGACCCATGTCGGTGAGCTGCTGGTGTCCCACGCCGACATCGTGCTGAGTGATCTGGCGGCCGCCGAGTCCGATCTGGAGGCCATCCGGGGTGGCGGTCACGGCATCGTCCGCGTCGCCGCCTTCGCCTCCGCGGCCCGCACGTTGATCGCTCCGCTCTGGAAGCGCATCCTCGGTACGGGGGAAGAGGCCGACGTCTCGCTGATGCTGGAGCTCGTCGAGCAGGAGCCCGACGCGGCCCTGGAGGCGTTGCGCCGCCGGGACGTCGATCTGGCCGTCGTCCACGGCTACACGGTTCTGCCGCGGGACTTCCCCACCGGGTGCGAGCAGGCCAAGCTCCTTGAGGAACCTGTCCTGCTCGCGCTCCACCCCGATCACGCCGCCCGCATGGGAATCGGGCCGGGTGAGCCCGTGGATCTGGCGCGCCTTTCCGACAGCTCCTGGCTCACGCCGGGCCCGGAGACGTCCTGTTACGAGATGATCCAGCGGGCCTGCGGTGCGGCCGGATTCGTTCCGGCCATCCGGTCCCGCAGCAGCGACTTCTCCGTGCTGGCGGCGTTGGTTGCCGCTGGGGCGGGAGCGGCCCTGCTGCCCCGCATGACTCTCCCGGACGCGACGCCGGGGCCGATCAGTCTGCATCCCCTCCTGCACCCCGTGACCCGCACGGTGTACACCGTCAGCCGCAGCGGCACGTCCCGGCGCCCCGACATCCGCCACCTCGGGGAGCTCCTGCAGCAGGCAGCAGCCGAAACCACGGCGACCCTGCAGGAGGACCACGGCTGA
- the tatA gene encoding Sec-independent protein translocase subunit TatA gives MFGKLGAPEVLLILVVLVLLFGAKRLPGMARSLGQSMRILKSETKAMRDREDEATAQGPSPTQADSAGQIAPARGPQETTATAHSQDAFAPR, from the coding sequence ATGTTCGGCAAACTCGGAGCACCCGAGGTCCTGCTCATCCTCGTCGTTCTGGTCCTGCTCTTCGGCGCCAAGCGCCTGCCCGGCATGGCGCGCTCGCTCGGGCAGTCCATGCGCATCCTCAAGAGCGAGACCAAGGCCATGCGCGACCGCGAGGACGAGGCCACCGCCCAAGGCCCCTCCCCCACGCAGGCCGACTCCGCCGGCCAGATCGCTCCGGCGCGCGGGCCGCAGGAGACCACCGCCACGGCCCATTCCCAGGACGCCTTCGCCCCGCGCTGA
- the ilvD gene encoding dihydroxy-acid dehydratase, giving the protein MDAISRRLKNRVAVVSERATDRKPRSRDVTDGYERAGARAMLRAVGMTDADFDKPQIGIASSWNEITPCNLSLDRLAQAGKDGVREADGFPLEFGTISVSDAISMGHEGMRASLVSREVIADSVETVMFAERLDGVVLLAGCDKSLPGMLMAAARLDVAAVFVYAGSTLPGRLHGRDLTIIDAFEGVGACALGRISREELDAIERHACPGEGACGGMYTANTMASAAEALGMSLPASASPPAPDPRRDELARRSGQAVVKLVDTGVTTRQIMTREAFENAIAVVMALGGSTNAVLHLLAIAHEAGVDLVLDDFNRIADRTPHLADVKPFGRYVMTDLDRIGGVPVVMKTLLDAGLLHGDCLTVTGRTVADNLTAVAPPEPDGKVIHPLSSPLHPTGGLTILHGSLAPEGAVVKSAGFDSQVFEGTARVFDGEQEAMDALTAGTLHPGDVAVIRYEGPKGGPGMREMLAVTGAIKGAGLGKDLLLLTDGRFSGGSTGLCVGHIAPEAATAGPIALVADGDRIRLDMPSRRLDLLVDDEELARRRAHWKPHTPRYTTGVLGKYAKLVGSPAYGAICR; this is encoded by the coding sequence GTGGACGCCATAAGCCGACGCCTCAAGAACAGGGTGGCTGTCGTGTCTGAGAGAGCGACTGACCGTAAGCCGCGGAGCAGGGATGTCACTGACGGCTATGAGCGTGCGGGTGCGCGAGCGATGCTACGTGCCGTGGGGATGACCGATGCGGACTTTGACAAGCCACAGATCGGGATCGCCTCATCCTGGAACGAGATCACGCCGTGCAATCTGTCGCTGGATCGCCTGGCCCAGGCCGGCAAGGACGGCGTGCGCGAGGCAGACGGCTTCCCGCTGGAGTTCGGCACGATCTCGGTCTCCGACGCCATCTCGATGGGGCACGAGGGGATGCGTGCCTCGCTGGTCAGCCGGGAGGTCATCGCGGACTCGGTGGAGACGGTGATGTTCGCCGAGCGGCTGGACGGCGTGGTGCTGCTGGCGGGATGTGACAAGTCGCTGCCGGGGATGCTCATGGCCGCCGCCCGCCTGGATGTGGCAGCCGTCTTTGTCTACGCGGGCTCGACCCTGCCCGGCCGCCTGCATGGACGGGACCTGACCATCATCGACGCCTTCGAAGGGGTCGGGGCGTGCGCTCTGGGCCGGATCAGCCGAGAGGAACTCGACGCGATCGAGCGGCACGCCTGCCCGGGCGAGGGCGCCTGCGGAGGGATGTACACCGCCAACACCATGGCCAGCGCCGCCGAGGCTCTGGGTATGTCGCTGCCCGCAAGCGCCTCCCCGCCTGCCCCTGACCCGCGCCGCGATGAGCTGGCGCGCCGCTCCGGACAGGCCGTCGTGAAGCTGGTCGACACTGGAGTCACCACGCGGCAGATCATGACCCGCGAGGCGTTCGAGAATGCGATCGCCGTGGTCATGGCGCTGGGCGGCTCGACCAACGCCGTCCTGCACCTGCTCGCGATCGCCCACGAGGCCGGAGTCGACCTGGTCCTCGACGACTTCAACAGGATCGCCGACCGCACCCCGCACCTGGCCGACGTGAAGCCCTTCGGTCGGTACGTGATGACCGACCTGGACCGCATCGGCGGCGTGCCCGTGGTGATGAAGACCCTGCTCGACGCCGGTCTGCTGCATGGGGACTGCCTGACCGTTACCGGCAGGACGGTCGCGGACAACCTGACGGCTGTTGCTCCACCGGAACCAGACGGGAAGGTCATCCACCCGCTGAGCAGTCCGCTACACCCGACCGGCGGGCTGACGATCCTCCATGGCTCCCTCGCCCCCGAGGGCGCGGTCGTCAAGAGCGCCGGCTTCGACTCCCAGGTCTTCGAAGGCACCGCTCGTGTCTTCGACGGCGAGCAAGAGGCCATGGACGCCCTCACCGCAGGCACCTTGCACCCCGGCGACGTCGCCGTCATCCGCTACGAAGGCCCCAAAGGGGGCCCCGGAATGCGGGAGATGCTCGCCGTCACTGGTGCCATCAAAGGCGCCGGTCTGGGCAAAGACCTGCTCCTGCTCACCGACGGGCGCTTCTCCGGCGGCAGCACCGGTTTGTGTGTCGGCCACATCGCCCCCGAAGCAGCCACCGCAGGCCCCATCGCCCTGGTCGCCGACGGCGACCGGATCCGCCTCGACATGCCCTCCCGCCGCCTCGACCTCCTCGTCGACGACGAAGAACTGGCCCGGCGCCGCGCCCACTGGAAACCCCACACCCCGCGCTACACCACCGGCGTCCTTGGCAAATACGCCAAACTCGTCGGATCCCCCGCCTACGGCGCCATCTGCCGCTGA
- the tatC gene encoding twin-arginine translocase subunit TatC encodes MPLAGHLRELRSRLVKAIGAVIVTTVVAGLFYKQLIDLVIAPLPGCTTVEEGTTASGRCGVIATNGLLSPVTLALKVSLTAGLIGASPVWLYQLWAFLAPGLHRGEKKYTLAFLATGIPLFLTGAAFAYAVLPTTARVLISFAPDQATNILPIDDFLDLATRMVVVFGLSFELPLLLIMLNLAGILSAARMTGWWRHMLIGITVFAAIATPSSDPLSMLALAGPITALYLAACALSWANDRRRARKNAAGLSPDEPSPLPTPHEPDHSHPADTRS; translated from the coding sequence ATGCCCCTGGCGGGCCACCTCCGCGAACTGCGCAGCCGCCTGGTGAAGGCGATCGGCGCAGTCATCGTGACGACCGTCGTCGCGGGGCTGTTCTACAAGCAGCTGATCGACCTCGTCATCGCACCCCTACCGGGCTGCACCACCGTGGAGGAGGGCACGACGGCCTCGGGGCGATGCGGTGTCATCGCCACCAACGGCCTGCTCTCGCCCGTCACCCTCGCCCTGAAGGTGTCGCTGACCGCCGGTCTCATCGGCGCGAGCCCCGTCTGGCTCTACCAGCTGTGGGCCTTTCTCGCCCCGGGGCTGCACCGCGGTGAGAAGAAGTACACCCTCGCCTTCCTCGCCACCGGCATCCCCCTCTTCCTGACCGGGGCCGCATTCGCCTACGCCGTCCTGCCCACCACAGCACGGGTACTGATCTCCTTCGCCCCCGACCAGGCCACCAACATCCTGCCCATCGACGACTTCCTCGACCTCGCCACCCGCATGGTCGTCGTCTTCGGACTCTCCTTCGAACTCCCCCTGCTCCTCATCATGCTCAACCTCGCCGGCATCCTCAGCGCCGCCCGCATGACCGGCTGGTGGCGGCACATGCTCATCGGCATCACGGTGTTCGCCGCCATCGCCACACCCAGCAGCGACCCGCTCAGCATGCTCGCACTCGCCGGACCCATCACCGCCCTGTATCTGGCCGCCTGCGCCCTCTCCTGGGCCAACGACCGCCGCCGCGCCCGCAAGAACGCGGCCGGCCTCAGCCCCGACGAGCCCTCGCCGCTCCCCACCCCCCACGAGCCGGACCACAGCCACCCAGCCGACACCCGCTCGTGA
- the tatB gene encoding Sec-independent protein translocase protein TatB, with protein sequence MFFDIGPLEILTIFVIAIVVLGPDKLPKAISETSALLRKVRSFSDSAQNEIRQELGPEFSDLQPGDFHPRALAQQALSRAEDEADLREITQSPSLNGQADEGDSRPRPMAV encoded by the coding sequence ATGTTCTTCGACATAGGCCCACTCGAGATCCTCACCATCTTCGTGATCGCCATCGTCGTCCTCGGCCCGGACAAACTCCCCAAGGCGATCTCCGAGACATCCGCTCTCCTGCGCAAGGTCCGCTCCTTCTCCGACAGCGCCCAGAACGAGATCCGCCAAGAACTCGGCCCGGAATTCTCCGATCTCCAACCCGGCGACTTCCACCCGCGAGCACTGGCCCAACAAGCACTCTCCAGAGCCGAGGACGAGGCTGACCTGCGCGAGATCACACAATCCCCCAGCCTCAACGGGCAGGCCGATGAGGGAGACAGCCGTCCCCGCCCAATGGCGGTGTAG
- a CDS encoding epoxide hydrolase family protein: MSEMFPPHSRRTFLSTSAAATAVAVAGSFGLFPAQLAAAADRGAGLHPAADGSIRKFRIRVPERDLVDLRRRIVSTRWPEHETVADHSQGVPLETMQELARYWASEYDWRKVEAKLNALPQFITEIDGLDIHFIHVRSKHENALPLIVTHGWPGSVIEQLKIIEPLTNPTAHGGDASDAFHVVIPSMPGYGFSGKPTTTGWGPDRIARAWAVLMKRLGYTKFVAQGGDWGALITDLMAVQAPAGLLGIHSSLPGAVPPDIDKAIRSGNPLPAGLSDEEKRACEQLDFLYKHIGYARIMGTRPQTLTGLTDSPVGLAAFMLDHDGRSLELISRAFAGHPGGLTRDDVLDNITLYWLTNTAISASRLYWENKFPIVAAKGVSIPVAVSVFPDEIYQAPKSWAEQAYPHLIHYNKPDKGGHFAAWEQPKLFTEELRAGFRSLR; encoded by the coding sequence ATGTCCGAAATGTTCCCGCCGCACTCCCGACGGACATTTCTTTCCACCTCGGCCGCTGCGACGGCCGTCGCGGTCGCGGGTTCCTTCGGCCTGTTCCCCGCCCAGTTGGCCGCAGCAGCCGACAGGGGAGCCGGCCTCCATCCGGCAGCGGACGGGAGCATCCGCAAATTCCGCATCCGCGTCCCGGAGCGGGACCTGGTCGACCTCCGCCGGCGCATCGTGTCCACACGCTGGCCCGAGCACGAGACCGTCGCGGACCACTCGCAGGGCGTGCCGCTCGAGACGATGCAGGAGCTCGCGCGCTACTGGGCGTCGGAGTACGACTGGCGCAAGGTCGAGGCAAAGCTGAACGCCCTGCCGCAGTTCATCACCGAGATCGACGGGCTGGACATCCACTTCATCCACGTCCGCTCGAAGCACGAGAACGCTCTGCCGCTCATCGTCACGCACGGCTGGCCCGGCTCGGTCATCGAGCAACTGAAGATCATCGAACCGCTCACCAACCCCACAGCACACGGCGGAGACGCCTCCGACGCCTTCCATGTGGTGATTCCGTCGATGCCCGGCTACGGGTTCTCGGGCAAGCCGACCACGACCGGCTGGGGCCCCGACCGCATCGCGCGCGCCTGGGCAGTGCTGATGAAGCGCCTGGGATACACAAAGTTTGTGGCCCAGGGCGGCGACTGGGGTGCGCTCATCACGGATCTCATGGCTGTGCAGGCGCCTGCGGGGCTGCTCGGCATTCACTCCAGCCTGCCCGGTGCGGTTCCGCCCGACATCGACAAGGCGATCCGGTCCGGCAACCCGCTGCCCGCCGGTCTCTCCGACGAGGAGAAGCGCGCCTGCGAGCAGCTGGACTTCTTGTACAAGCACATCGGATACGCCCGCATCATGGGGACGCGCCCGCAGACGCTGACCGGGCTGACAGATTCACCCGTCGGCTTGGCGGCCTTCATGCTCGACCACGATGGGCGCAGTCTGGAACTGATCTCCCGGGCCTTCGCCGGACACCCCGGAGGCCTTACGAGGGATGATGTCCTCGACAACATCACGCTCTACTGGCTGACGAACACGGCGATTTCTGCGTCCCGTCTCTACTGGGAGAACAAGTTCCCCATCGTCGCCGCCAAGGGCGTCTCCATCCCGGTCGCCGTGAGCGTCTTCCCCGACGAGATCTACCAGGCCCCCAAGAGCTGGGCCGAGCAGGCATATCCCCACCTCATCCACTACAACAAGCCCGACAAGGGCGGGCACTTCGCGGCCTGGGAACAGCCGAAACTCTTTACAGAAGAGCTTCGCGCGGGCTTCCGGTCGCTCCGCTAG